In a genomic window of Salvelinus fontinalis isolate EN_2023a chromosome 7, ASM2944872v1, whole genome shotgun sequence:
- the LOC129859348 gene encoding transmembrane protein 108-like, producing the protein MKRSLQVLRRQLLSVLVILAVPVGLVSSTQELYPSRTPQDPVSMAAPHSSPPNPLSALAPPDWQQEGSSSGDSWSPQGGAMPTGIIQPTASHSSWGWHLNHNTSLGHIVTPPSRDSLIQAAATVSPNTVSSVGVNQDPGLSSASPSPVKQAHSPSSSALNQGHSSSSLSADQGLMPNSFSVNKARSPDTVSVNQGNSPPSPTNSGGPHSEVAPDSGSALAPPVPSPLTERGHTLDPELGGLLSPTHTHAPLVGNDEEATDPSQQDFTTELQPSSLSSSSSSSVDAALDQTLREHVEATPELSRPHAITLRGVHPMVNERPTRELKTEGPASPKESPPDKPPSPAPTSPSPPSLTHASLAPKSSPVSTNGTITNDTTAQETGSGGGPPLPPQGTTTDDAPLGPQSPLGNGTFHNGSVEGSPSKNPSSQWNSSSPTEPPSTASGNFLNRLVPATTRDPWGPGNGSGPAMDSPLSRATICLSKMDIMWIVLAISVPVTSCSVLLTVCCMRRKKKSSSQENNLSYWNNAITMDYFNRHAVELPREITSLDNAEETCLPPNGDYSDSGVVLVNPFCQETLFINREKACDI; encoded by the exons GTGTCCTAGTGATCCTGGCTGTGCCAGTGGGCCTGGTGTCTTCTACCCAGGAGCTGTACCCCAGCCGGACCCCCCAGGACCCTGTCTCCATGGCAGCACCCCACAGCAGCCCCCCTAACCCGCTCTCGGCCCTGGCCCCCCCAGACTGGCAGCAGGAGGGCTCCAGCAGCGGGGACTCTTGGTCCCCACAGGGAGGGGCAATGCCCACGGGCATCATCCAGCCCACCGCATCCCACAGCTCTTGGGGCTGGCATCTAAACCACAACACCAGCCTGGGACACATTGTCACACCACCCAGTAGAGACAGCCTCATTCAAGCTGCAGCTACTGTCAGTCCTAACACTGTGAGCTCTGTGGGAGTTAACCAAGACCCTGGCCTTAGCTCTGCCAGCCCCAGCCCAGTCAAGCAGGCCCACTCCCCCAGCTCTAGTGCTCTCAACCAAGGCCACAGCTCCAGCTCTCTCAGTGCAGACCAGGGCCTTATGCCCAACTCGTTCAGTGTAAATAAAGCCCGTAGCCCAGATACTGTCAGTGTTAACCAGGGCAACAGCCCTCCTAGCCCTACCAACTCTGGTGGCCCGCATAGTGAGGTGGCTCCAGACTCTGGGTCTGCCCTGGCTCCTCCTGTGCCCAGCCCACTCACAGAGAGAGGGCATACTCTTGACCCGGAGCTTGGTGGTCTCCTGTcccccacacacacgcatgcCCCCCTGGTGGGGAACGACGAGGAGGCCACAGACCCCAGTCAGCAGGACTTCACCACTGAGCTGcagccttcctccctctcctcctcctcctcttcctcagtggATGCTGCATTAGATCAGACCCTCAGGGAGCATGTTGAAGCCACGCCCGAGCTGTCCCGACCCCACGCCATCACCCTACGGGGGGTGCACCCCATGGTCAACGAAAGGCCCACCAGGGAGCTCAAAACAGAGGGGCCTGCCTCTCCAAAAGAGAGCCCACCAGACAAGCCCCCCTCCCCGgcccccacctctccatctcccccctccctgACCCATGCTAGTCTGGCCCCAAAGTCCAGCCCTGTCTCCACCAATGGTACCATAACCAATGACACCACAGCCCAGGAGACTGGCAGTGGCGGgggcccccctctcccccctcagggtACAACAACAGACGATGCCCCCCTTGGCCCACAAAGCCCACTTGGGAATGGCACTTTTCATAACGGCAGTGTGGAGGGCAGCCCTAGCAAGAACCCCTCCTCCCAGTGGAACAGCTCGTCCCCTACGGAGCCGCCCTCCACGGCCAGTGGGAACTTTCTGAACCGCCTGGTTCCCGCCACCACCAGGGACCCCTGGGGTCCAGGCAACGGCTCTGGCCCCGCTATGGACTCGCCGCTGTCCCGCGCCACCATCTGCCTGAGCAAGATGGACATCATGTGGATCGTGTTGGCTATCAGTGTGCCTGTGACCTCATGCT ctgtcctgctgactgtgtgctgtatgaggaggaagaagaagtctTCAAGCCAGGAGAACAACCTGAGCTACTGGAACAATGCCATCACCATGGACTACTTCAACAGGCACGCGGTGGAGCTGCCTCGTGAGATCACGTCCCTAGACAACGCTGAG GAGACGTGCCTACCTCCTAATGGAGACTACAGCGACAGCGGGGTGGTGCTGGTTAACCCTTTCTGCCAGGAGACCCTGTTCATCAACAGAGAGAAGGCCTGTGACATCTAG
- the LOC129859350 gene encoding protein CDV3 homolog, which translates to MADVETCGAAPEKSLDDFFAKRDKKKKKEKGGKGKEAPVGPTPIVLKKNKKEKEKSGTKNENQDAQPEKEDEEWKEFEAKEVDYSGLRLQALQISDEKEEEEYEEEVGEDGEIILVSGDKMSGPWNKSGAPPPAAASVEVEEVPESKPSGVYRPPGARLTTTKRGPNQGPPEIFSDTQFPSLGAGSKHVETRRDREMEKTFEVVKHKNRGREEGGSGASLQQLELGNQYAILGDK; encoded by the exons ATGGCGGATGTAGAGACTTGTGGTGCTGCTCCGGAGAAGAGCCTGGATGATTTCTTTGCCAAGAGggataaaaagaagaagaaagaaaAGGGAGGCAAGGGAAAAGAAGCTCCAGTTGGGCCCACACCAATTGTCTTGAAAAAGAACAAGAAGGAAAAGGAGAAGTCGGGCACAAAAAACGAAAATCAAGATGCGCAGCCGGAGAAG GAGGATGAGGAGTGGAAGGAGTTTGAGGCGAAGGAGGTGGACTACAGCGGACTCAGACTGCAGGCTCTCCAGATAAG TgatgagaaggaggaagaggagtatgAGGAGGAGGTCGGTGAAGATGGAGAGATCATCCTGGTCAGTGGAGACAAAATGTCTGGGCCTTGGAACAAGTCTGGTGCCCCGCCACCTGCCGCTGCCTCTGTTG AGGTGGAAGAGGTGCCTGAGTCAAAGCCTTCTGGGGTGTACCGCCCCCCAGGGGCCCGACTGACCACCACCAAGCGTGGCCCCAATCAGGGGCCCCCTGAGATCTTCAGCGACACACAGTTCCCCTCACTCGGGGCCGGCTCCAAGCATGTTGAGACACGCAG agacagggagatggagaagaCCTTTGAGGTGGTGAAGCACAAGAACCGTGGCCGAGAGGAAGGCGGCAGTGGGGCCTCCCTGCAGCAGTTGGAGCTCGGTAACCAGTACGCCATCTTGGGGGACAAGTAA